Proteins from one Primulina huaijiensis isolate GDHJ02 chromosome 18, ASM1229523v2, whole genome shotgun sequence genomic window:
- the LOC140964736 gene encoding scarecrow-like protein 13 — MQTSRGIKSQGTVVSFQADAENFFTLESTPATNYAAIYNSPSAVSVSSNMSPFSPQLSNSHFSDLHYSSENTYGSPFSGSSGVDDENKLMQALWVLRNELLGPESDFEDSGSFNGVTSQPSFFTRYDRILEMAPQMDLKQLLISCAETVSEIDTASLSDRSVAISAAEALMDILEKRVSVSGDPLQRLGAYMLEGTRARLLSSGSIIYKKLKCEEPTSSELMSYMSVLYEICPYWKFAYTSANVMIKEAMENEDRIHIIDFQIAQGSQWMAMIQALSRRPGRPSYIRITGVDDSQSAHARGGGLELVGQKLAKLAESCGVPFEFHGAAMSGCEVHLENLDFRPGEALAVNFPYILHHMPDESVSTANHRDRLLRLVKSLSPKVVTIVEQESNTNTSRFFQRFCETLDYYMAMFESINAAHAKDDRQRIRAEENCVARDVVNILACEGADRVERHELFGKWRQRLMMAGFSPIPLSSSVNGAVKEMLKDYSPNYRVAEVDGALFLGWKNRAMSTSSAWR, encoded by the coding sequence ATGCAAACCTCCAGGGGTATTAAAAGCCAAGGCACCGTTGTTTCATTTCAAGCTGACGCTGAAAATTTTTTCACTCTCGAATCTACACCAGCAACCAATTATGCTGCCATCTACAATTCACCTTCAGCTGTTAGTGTCTCCTCCAATATGAGCCCTTTTTCTCCCCAATTATCGAACTCGCATTTTTCTGATCTTCATTACTCGTCTGAGAATACTTATGGATCACCCTTTAGTGGGTCATCTGGTGTTGATGATGAAAACAAGTTGATGCAAGCTCTGTGGGTTTTGAGGAATGAACTGTTGGGGCCCGAATCAGATTTTGAGGATAGTGGCTCCTTCAATGGTGTTACCTCACAACCTTCTTTTTTCACCAGGTACGACAGAATTCTTGAGATGGCCCCCCAAATGGACCTGAAACAATTGCTCATTTCCTGTGCTGAAACAGTGTCAGAAATTGACACAGCCTCATTGTCTGATCGAAGTGTTGCAATATCAGCTGCTGAAGCTCTAATGGACATACTGGAAAAAAGGGTTTCTGTATCGGGTGACCCTTTGCAAAGACTAGGTGCATACATGCTAGAAGGGACCAGGGCAAGATTGTTGTCCTCTGGAAGCATAATATACAAGAAGCTAAAGTGTGAAGAACCTACAAGCTCCGAGTTAATGTCTTACATGTCCGTGCTTTATGAAATCTGCCCATACTGGAAATTCGCTTACACGTCTGCCAATGTCATGATCAAGGAAGCTATGGAAAATGAGGACCGAATCCACATAATCGACTTTCAGATTGCTCAGGGTAGTCAGTGGATGGCCATGATTCAGGCCCTTTCACGCCGTCCAGGCAGGCCATCGTATATCCGTATAACAGGTGTTGATGATTCCCAGTCTGCTCATGCTCGTGGTGGAGGACTTGAGCTTGTTGGCCAGAAGCTAGCAAAACTGGCAGAGTCGTGTGGAGTACCATTCGAATTCCATGGCGCAGCTATGTCGGGATGTGAAGTCCATCTTGAAAATCTTGACTTCCGACCTGGAGAAGCTTTGGCCGTGAATTTCCCTTACATACTACACCACATGCCAGATGAGAGTGTGAGCACAGCGAATCATAGAGACCGCCTACTTAGACTTGTGAAGAGCTTGTCACCAAAGGTTGTCACCATAGTCGAACAAGAATCAAACACAAACACTTCAAGATTCTTCCAACGTTTTTGTGAAACCCTAGATTATTATATGGCCATGTTCGAGTCCATTAATGCCGCACATGCAAAGGATGATCGTCAGCGGATTAGAGCTGAGGAAAACTGTGTGGCAAGGGACGTAGTCAATATACTAGCTTGTGAGGGTGCTGATCGGGTCGAAAGGCACGAGCTTTTTGGTAAGTGGAGACAGAGACTTATGATGGCCGGATTTTCTCCAATTCCATTGAGTTCATCAGTTAATGGCGCTGTTAAGGAGATGTTGAAAGATTATAGCCCAAATTACAGAGTTGCAGAAGTGGACGGTGCTTTGTTTCTCGGGTGGAAGAACAGAGCTATGTCAACATCATCTGCTTGGAGatga
- the LOC140963730 gene encoding transcriptional adapter ADA2b isoform X1 produces the protein MGRSRGNFHSEEDPSQRSRRKKSASSGENIESLAAGPGTSEGKRALYHCNYCNKDITGRIRIKCGVCSDFDLCIECFSVGAEVHPHKSGHRYRVMDILSFPLICPEWNADEEMLLLEGIEMYGMCNWAEVAEHVGTKTKEACIEHYRNAYLNSPHFPIPDMTHVVGKNRNELLAMAKGHLDDKRGELQLKEESLFSLSRVKVEDSYKSGPSGRLPSTSMAENFTGAKAKASNMAHIKDQGDLSKMEDHMSGRSFGGSKPKSAKIEAPSLPDSGGYNAKRREFDPEYDNDAEQMLADMEFKETDTEEERELKLRVLHIYSKRLDERKRRKDFILDRNILHPSPFRKELSQEEKDLCWRYDVFMRFHSKEEHEELLKTVVSEYRILKRIQELKEARAAGCRSSAEADRYLEQKRREAEDGASLKESYQAGPSSQESLSIPVSSDSFGAYSNTPSAVQANSTQTDIDIVSFSAANCLSESEKQLCHEIRLAPPDFLKLQAEMTIQFMIGNLSNKSDAYSFFQVDRTKIDRVYDLLLKKGLVLQ, from the exons ATGGGTCGTTCTCGTGGAAATTTTCATTCTGAAGAAGATCCAAGTCAaag ATCAAGGAGAAAAAAGAGCGCATCAAGTGGAGAAAACATAGAATCTCTTGCTGCTG GTCCGGGTACAAGTGAAGGAAAAAGGGCTTTATACCATTGTAACTATTGTAACAAAGATATTACTGGGAGAATTCGTATAAAATGTGGTGTATGTTCTGATTTTGACTTATGCATTGAGTGTTTCTCAGTAGGAGCTGAGGTTCATCCACACAAAAGTGGTCATCGGTACCGGGTTATG GACATATTATCCTTTCCTCTCATATGTCCAGAATGGAATGCCGATGAAGAAATGCTACTTCTGGAG GGGATTGAAATGTATGGCATGTGTAACTGGGCAGAAGTTGCAGAGCATGTTGGGACAAAGACGAAGGAAGCATGTATAGAACATTATAGGAATGCTTATCTAAACTCGCCTCACTTTCCTATACCG GACATGACACATGTAGTGGGTAAAAATAGAAATGAACTCCTTGCTATGGCTAAAGGGCATCTTGATGACAAAAGAG GGGAACTTCAGCTAAAGGAGGAATCTCTGTTCTCTCTCTCGAGAGTCAA AGTTGAAGATTCATACAAAAGCGGTCCTTCAGGTCGTTTACCTTCCACCTCCATGGCAG AAAATTTTACCGGAGCGAAAGCTAAGGCATCCAACATGGCCCACATCAAGGATCAGGGTGATCTTTCAAAAATGGAGG ATCATATGTCAGGGAGGAGTTTTGGTGGGAGCAAACCAAAATCAGCAAAGATTGAGGCCCCATCTTTACCGGATTCAGGTGGTTATAATGCAAAAAGACGAGAGTTTGATCCTGAATATGATAATGACGCGGAACAAATGTTGGCTGATATGGAATTCAAGGAAACTGATACTGAAGAGGAGCGTGAGTTGAAACTGCGAGTGCTACATATATATTCAAAGAG ACTTGATGAGCGAAAACGAAGGAAGGATTTCATTCTGGATAGGAACATACTCCATCCTAGTCCATTTCGTAAGGAATTATCTCAAGAAGAGAAGGATTTATGCTGGCGATATGATGTCTTCATGCGTTTCCATTCCAAGGAGGAGCATGAAGAACTTCTAAAAACTGTTGTGTCAGAGTACAGGATTCTAAAACGAATTCAAGAACTTAAG GAAGCACGAGCTGCCGGTTGTCGTTCTTCAGCCGAAGCTGACAGATATCTTGAGCAAAAAAGGCGTGAGGCTGAAGATGGTGCTAGCCTGAAAGAAAGTTATCAGGCTGGACCAAGCAGCCAGGAAAGTCTGAGTATACCTGTTTCCTCAGATTCATTTGGTGCATATTCGAACACACCATCGGCCGTCCAAGCTAACTCAACTCAGACTGATATTGACATCGTTTCGTTTTCTGCTGCAAATTGTTTATCGGAGTCT GAGAAACAACTGTGCCATGAGATCAGGTTAGCGCCACCTGATTTTCTTAAACTTCAGGCGGAAATGACCATACAGTTTATGATTGGCAATTTATCCAACAAATCCGATGCTTACTCGTTCTTTCAAGTTGATCGAACCAAAATTGACAGAGTATATGATCTGCTTTTGAAGAAGGGATTGGTTCTGCAATGA
- the LOC140963730 gene encoding transcriptional adapter ADA2b isoform X2 has translation MGRSRGNFHSEEDPSQRSRRKKSASSGENIESLAAGPGTSEGKRALYHCNYCNKDITGRIRIKCGVCSDFDLCIECFSVGAEVHPHKSGHRYRVMDILSFPLICPEWNADEEMLLLEGIEMYGMCNWAEVAEHVGTKTKEACIEHYRNAYLNSPHFPIPDMTHVVGKNRNELLAMAKGHLDDKRGELQLKEESLFSLSRVKVEDSYKSGPSGRLPSTSMAENFTGAKAKASNMAHIKDQGDLSKMEGRSFGGSKPKSAKIEAPSLPDSGGYNAKRREFDPEYDNDAEQMLADMEFKETDTEEERELKLRVLHIYSKRLDERKRRKDFILDRNILHPSPFRKELSQEEKDLCWRYDVFMRFHSKEEHEELLKTVVSEYRILKRIQELKEARAAGCRSSAEADRYLEQKRREAEDGASLKESYQAGPSSQESLSIPVSSDSFGAYSNTPSAVQANSTQTDIDIVSFSAANCLSESEKQLCHEIRLAPPDFLKLQAEMTIQFMIGNLSNKSDAYSFFQVDRTKIDRVYDLLLKKGLVLQ, from the exons ATGGGTCGTTCTCGTGGAAATTTTCATTCTGAAGAAGATCCAAGTCAaag ATCAAGGAGAAAAAAGAGCGCATCAAGTGGAGAAAACATAGAATCTCTTGCTGCTG GTCCGGGTACAAGTGAAGGAAAAAGGGCTTTATACCATTGTAACTATTGTAACAAAGATATTACTGGGAGAATTCGTATAAAATGTGGTGTATGTTCTGATTTTGACTTATGCATTGAGTGTTTCTCAGTAGGAGCTGAGGTTCATCCACACAAAAGTGGTCATCGGTACCGGGTTATG GACATATTATCCTTTCCTCTCATATGTCCAGAATGGAATGCCGATGAAGAAATGCTACTTCTGGAG GGGATTGAAATGTATGGCATGTGTAACTGGGCAGAAGTTGCAGAGCATGTTGGGACAAAGACGAAGGAAGCATGTATAGAACATTATAGGAATGCTTATCTAAACTCGCCTCACTTTCCTATACCG GACATGACACATGTAGTGGGTAAAAATAGAAATGAACTCCTTGCTATGGCTAAAGGGCATCTTGATGACAAAAGAG GGGAACTTCAGCTAAAGGAGGAATCTCTGTTCTCTCTCTCGAGAGTCAA AGTTGAAGATTCATACAAAAGCGGTCCTTCAGGTCGTTTACCTTCCACCTCCATGGCAG AAAATTTTACCGGAGCGAAAGCTAAGGCATCCAACATGGCCCACATCAAGGATCAGGGTGATCTTTCAAAAATGGAGG GGAGGAGTTTTGGTGGGAGCAAACCAAAATCAGCAAAGATTGAGGCCCCATCTTTACCGGATTCAGGTGGTTATAATGCAAAAAGACGAGAGTTTGATCCTGAATATGATAATGACGCGGAACAAATGTTGGCTGATATGGAATTCAAGGAAACTGATACTGAAGAGGAGCGTGAGTTGAAACTGCGAGTGCTACATATATATTCAAAGAG ACTTGATGAGCGAAAACGAAGGAAGGATTTCATTCTGGATAGGAACATACTCCATCCTAGTCCATTTCGTAAGGAATTATCTCAAGAAGAGAAGGATTTATGCTGGCGATATGATGTCTTCATGCGTTTCCATTCCAAGGAGGAGCATGAAGAACTTCTAAAAACTGTTGTGTCAGAGTACAGGATTCTAAAACGAATTCAAGAACTTAAG GAAGCACGAGCTGCCGGTTGTCGTTCTTCAGCCGAAGCTGACAGATATCTTGAGCAAAAAAGGCGTGAGGCTGAAGATGGTGCTAGCCTGAAAGAAAGTTATCAGGCTGGACCAAGCAGCCAGGAAAGTCTGAGTATACCTGTTTCCTCAGATTCATTTGGTGCATATTCGAACACACCATCGGCCGTCCAAGCTAACTCAACTCAGACTGATATTGACATCGTTTCGTTTTCTGCTGCAAATTGTTTATCGGAGTCT GAGAAACAACTGTGCCATGAGATCAGGTTAGCGCCACCTGATTTTCTTAAACTTCAGGCGGAAATGACCATACAGTTTATGATTGGCAATTTATCCAACAAATCCGATGCTTACTCGTTCTTTCAAGTTGATCGAACCAAAATTGACAGAGTATATGATCTGCTTTTGAAGAAGGGATTGGTTCTGCAATGA
- the LOC140963732 gene encoding uncharacterized protein, which translates to MNTLRLQLLFMHSNLHNLTINSPRIIHKKAKFNPITSLPSPVNQRTGRKSNHDDRTLVNLASLKSKMHPRNELSAVTSKGHSRIVFFGAMSLGLAVLLMGFDDHQKAFALGPEGPLMEEFWDNMRRYGLFVLTVSTGAIYTLLQPIVELLKNPISAILILAIIGGGFFIVSQVVSAMIGLSDFSYDYNY; encoded by the coding sequence ATGAACACTTTGAGGCTTCAACTCCTCTTCATGCACTCAAATCTCCACAATCTGACCATAAATTCGCCAAGAATCATCCACAAAAAAGCCAAGTTCAACCCCATTACGTCTTTaccatcacctgtaaatcaaAGAACTGGAAGAAAATCAAACCATGATGACAGAACCCTAGTTAATCTTGCTTCTCTCAAGTCCAAAATGCACCCAAGAAATGAACTTTCTGCAGTTACCTCAAAAGGGCATTCAAGAATCGTGTTCTTTGGAGCAATGTCTTTAGGGCTTGCAGTTTTGTTAATGGGTTTTGACGATCATCAAAAGGCATTCGCTTTGGGTCCAGAAGGACCATTGATGGAAGAATTTTGGGACAATATGAGGAGATATGGACTGTTTGTTTTGACGGTAAGTACTGGTGCTATTTACACTCTTTTGCAGCCTATAGTGGAGCTGCTGAAGAATCCCATCTCCGCTATTCTTATACTGGCAATAATTGGTGGAGGCTTTTTCATTGTTTCTCAAGTGGTGTCAGCTATGATTGGTTTGAGCGATTTTTCATatgattataattattag
- the LOC140964373 gene encoding pentatricopeptide repeat-containing protein At4g16390, chloroplastic — protein MAYILSAPTSASVSHEIHLFFPFISPPSLLQLRTPQRTLKFHSPKPFFSVTQVSLQEQTVAINSRDADSPDEKAISSSNPNIWVNPKSSRASKLRKKSSDFRYASLMKVAESLDSCGPVEEDILSVLGTLGDKIVEQDAVIVLNNMSNTEIASLVLNYFQERFKISGRVVLYNVALKIFRKCKDLNGAEKLFGQMLERGIKPDNVTFSTIISCARHCNLPDEAVEWFEKMPSFGCEPDYVTYSVMIDAYGRAGNVDVALSLYDRARSEKWRLDAITFSTLIRIYGSSGNFDGCLNLYEEMKALGVRPNAAVYNTLLDAMGRAKRPWQAKSICREMLSKGIEPTWGTYAALIRAYGKARYGEDALAVYREMKEKQLKLTVILYNILLSTCADVGLTDEALEIFEDMKSSGTCTPDSWTFASMITIYSCSGQVKEAEATLTEMLEGGFEPNIFVLTSLIQCYGKAGLIDDVVRTFDRLLESEITPDERFCGCLLNVINQAPKEELSKLTGCIEKANPKLSDVVKPLVNGEDIKGEIFKKDAGELFNSIGNDVKKAYCNCLIDLCVNLNQLERACELLDLGLTLEIYTDIMSRTPTQWSLHLKSLSPGAALTALHIWMNDLSKALENGEELPSLLGINTGHGKHKFSEKGLAGVFESHLKELNAPFHEAPDKAGWFLTTKIAATLWLESRRSHEVAAA, from the coding sequence ATGGCGTACATTCTCAGTGCTCCGACATCTGCTTCAGTGTCCCACGAAATCCATCTCTTCTTCCCCTTTATCTCCCCTCCAAGCCTTCTTCAACTCAGAACACCACAAAGAACCCTCAAATTTCACTCCCCGAAGCCTTTCTTTAGCGTCACCCAAGTTTCTTTGCAAGAACAGACAGTCGCCATCAACTCAAGAGATGCTGACAGCCCGGATGAAAAGGCCATATCTTCATCGAATCCTAACATCTGGGTCAACCCGAAGAGCTCCAGAGCTTCGAAATTGAGGAAGAAATCTTCTGATTTCAGGTACGCTTCGTTAATGAAAGTTGCGGAGTCCTTGGATTCTTGTGGGCCAGTTGAAGAGGATATATTGAGTGTTTTAGGTACTCTAGGAGACAAGATTGTCGAACAGGATGCCGTGATTGTGTTAAATAATATGTCGAATACCGAAATTGCATCTCTGGTTCTTAATTACTTTCAAgaaagatttaaaattagtggGCGGGTTGTTTTGTataacgtggctttgaaaatatttaggaAGTGTAAGGATTTGAATGGAGCTGAAAAATTGTTTGGTCAGATGCTGGAGAGGGGGATCAAGCCGGACAATGTTACTTTTTCTACCATAATCAGTTGTGCTAGACATTGTAATTTACCTGATGAGGCTGTTGAGTGGTTTGAAAAGATGCCATCTTTTGGGTGTGAGCCTGATTATGTCACTTACTCGGTGATGATAGATGCTTATGGGAGAGCAGGGAACGTGGATGTCGCTCTGAGTTTGTATGATCGGGCAAGGAGTGAGAAATGGCGTCTTGATGCCATAACTTTCTCTACTTTGATTCGGATATACGGGTCTTCAGGGAATTTTGACGGGTGCTTGAATTTGTACGAGGAGATGAAAGCTTTGGGGGTTAGACCTAATGCAGCTGTTTATAACACTTTGTTGGATGCAATGGGGAGAGCCAAGAGGCCGTGGCAGGCAAAAAGTATCTGTCGGGAGATGCTGAGTAAAGGGATTGAGCCTACTTGGGGTACTTATGCTGCACTAATTCGGGCATATGGCAAAGCTCGATACGGTGAAGATGCACTTGCAGTGTATAGAGAGATGAAGGAGAAGCAATTGAAGTTGactgttattttatataatattcttTTGTCAACTTGTGCTGATGTAGGATTGACTGATGAAGCTTTGGAGATTTTCGAGGATATGAAAAGTTCAGGTACATGCACTCCAGACAGTTGGACATTTGCCTCCATGATCACCATATATTCTTGCAGTGGGCAAGTTAAAGAGGCTGAGGCTACGTTGACTGAAATGTTGGAAGGTGGATTTGAGCCTAATATCTTTGTCTTAACTTCTCTTATCCAGTGTTATGGAAAAGCTGGCCTTATAGATGATGTTGTGCGCACATTTGATCGGCTGTTAGAATCAGAAATAACTCCTGATGAGAGGTTTTGTGGGTGTCTTCTTAATGTCATAAATCAAGCCCCAAAAGAAGAACTCAGTAAGCTGACCGGTTGCATTGAAAAGGCCAATCCCAAGCTCAGTGATGTTGTCAAACCCCTCGTTAATGGAGAGGATAttaaaggagaaatcttcaagaaagaTGCTGGTGAGCTCTTTAATTCAATTGGCAATGATGTCAAAAAAGCTTATTGCAATTGCTTGATTGATCTTTGTGTCAATCTAAACCAGTTGGAAAGGGCTTGCGAGTTGTTAGACCTTGGGCTTACACTTGAAATATACACTGATATAATGTCTAGAACTCCAACACAATGGTCTTTGCATCTGAAAAGCCTTTCTCCAGGGGCAGCTTTGACTGCACTCCATATATGGATGAATGACTTGTCCAAAGCTCTCGAAAATGGTGAGGAATTACCATCTTTGCTTGGTATTAACACAGGGCATGGGAAACATAAATTTTCCGAAAAAGGCCTAGCGGGTGTTTTTGAGTCGCACTTGAAGGAACTTAATGCTCCATTTCATGAGGCGCCCGACAAGGCTGGCTGGTTTTTGACTACAAAGATCGCAGCAACATTATGGTTGGAGTCCAGGCGTTCCCACGAGGTAGCTGCTGCTTAG
- the LOC140964475 gene encoding oligopeptide transporter 3, whose amino-acid sequence MVSNSATTKSAANGEEAAEDRCSVEEVALVVPETDDPTLPVMTFRAWVLGIALCTILIFFNTFFIYRTQPLTISAILMQIMALPLGKFMAATLPKRTFTLFGRWSFSLNPGPFNIKEHVIITVMANCGVSYGGGDAYSIGAITVMKTYYKQNLNFLCALLIVLTTQIVGYGWAGMLRKYLVDPVEMWWPSNLAQVSLFRALHEKEPKSTDMTRMKFFLIFMAASFAYYLFPGYLFQILTFFSWVCWVWPHSITAQQIGSGYHGLGVGAFTLDWAGISAYHGSPLVTPFYSILNVMAGFVMFIYIIVPVCYWKFNTFDARKFPIFSNQLFTSSGQKYDTTKILTPQYELNVAAYDNYSKLYLSPLFALSIGSGFARFTATLTHVALFHGSDIWRQSKSAVKNIKLDVHSRLMKRYKQVPQWWYLVLLVGSMGLSLMMSFAWKDDVQIPWWGLILAFCLAWVVTLPIGVIQATTNQQPGYDIIAQFIIGFILPGKPIANLLFKIYGRISTIHALSFLADLKLGHYMKIPPRCMYTAQLVGTLVSGVVNLGVAWWMMESIENICDVEALHPESPWTCPKFRVTFDASVIWGLIGPERLFGAGGMYRNLVWLFLIGALLPLPIWILSRIFPEKKWIPLINIPVISYGFAGMPPATPTNIASWILTGTIFNYFVFKYRKEWWQKYNYVLSAALDAGTAFMGVLLFFALQNEGKIVKWWGSSPDHCPLATCPTAPGIVVKGCPVFR is encoded by the exons ATGGTATCCAACTCCGCCACCACCAAATCCGCCGCCAACGGCGAGGAGGCGGCCGAAGATAGATGCTCCGTGGAGGAGGTGGCGCTGGTGGTGCCGGAAACAGACGACCCGACGCTCCCCGTTATGACATTCCGTGCATGGGTCCTCGGGATAGCCTTGTGCACGATCTTGATTTTCTTCAACACATTCTTCATATACAGGACGCAACCCTTGACTATCTCCGCTATTCTCATGCAAATAATGGCGCTGCCCCTCGGTAAGTTCATGGCAGCGACGCTGCCGAAGAGGACTTTCACGTTGTTCGGGAGGTGGAGCTTCAGTCTTAACCCGGGCCCATTTAACATAAAGGAGCACGTGATTATAACGGTAATGGCCAATTGCGGGGTGTCGTATGGCGGCGGCGATGCGTACTCGATTGGTGCCATAACTGTGATGAAGACTTACTATAAGCAGAACTTGAATTTTCTATGCGCTCTTTTAATTGTCTTGACAACTCAG ATAGTGGGATATGGGTGGGCTGGAATGTTGAGGAAATACTTGGTGGATCCAGTTGAGATGTGGTGGCCATCTAATCTTGCTCAAGTTTCTCTCTTTAG GGCACTTCACGAAAAGGAACCCAAGTCAACAGACATGACAAGAATGAAATTTTTCCTCATATTCATGGCTGCCAGTTTTGCCTATTACTTATTCCCTGGATACCTGTTTCAAATTTTAACCTTTTTCTCTTGGGTATGTTGGGTGTGGCCTCATAGTATCACAGCCCAGCAAATCGGTTCGGGATACCATGGTCTTGGTGTCGGTGCCTTCACTCTTGACTGGGCTGGCATTTCTGCTTACCATGGCAGCCCTTTGGTGACACCCTTTTATTCGATTCTGAATGTTATGGCTGGATTCGTCATGTTTATATACATCATCGTCCCTGTATGCTACTGGAAGTTCAATACTTTTGATGCTCGGAAATTCCCCATCTTTTCAAACCAGCTGTTTACTTCTAGTGGACAGAAATATGATACTACCAAGATTTTAACCCCACAGTATGAGCTTAATGTTGCTGCTTATGATAACTATAGCAAACTCTACCTCAGCCCGCTTTTCGCCCTCTCCATTGGATCAGGGTTCGCAAGGTTTACGGCAACTCTCACTCATGTGGCCTTGTTCCATGGCAG TGATATATGGAGGCAGAGTAAATCTGCTGTAAAGAACATTAAACTAGATGTACATTCGAGATTGATGAAAAGATACAAGCAAGTTCCTCAATGGTGGTACCTGGTTTTATTAGTCGGAAGCATGGGGTTGTCCCTGATGATGTCCTTTGCGTGGAAAGATGACGTGCAGATTCCATGGTGGGGGTTGATACTTGCATTCTGTTTAGCTTGGGTCGTAACTCTTCCGATTGGAGTCATTCAAGCCACCACCAACCAG CAACCTGGGTATGACATAATCGCGCAGTTCATAATAGGCTTCATACTCCCAGGAAAACCAATAGCGAACCTTCTTTTCAAGATTTACGGGAGAATCAGCACAATACACGCTCTGTCTTTCCTAGCCGATCTCAAACTCGGGCACTACATGAAAATCCCACCTCGATGCATGTATACAGCTCAG CTGGTGGGAACACTAGTTTCTGGTGTAGTGAACCTTGGAGTCGCGTGGTGGATGATGGAaagcatcgagaacatctgtGATGTCGAGGCTTTACATCCCGAGAGCCCCTGGACGTGTCCCAAATTTCGAGTCACATTTGATGCATCCGTCATCTGGGGTCTCATAGGACCGGAAAGACTTTTTGGAGCGGGAGGAATGTACCGAAACTTGGTCTGGTTGTTCCTCATTGGAGCTCTGTTGCCACTTCCTATTTGGATACTGAGCAGAATTTTCCCCGAAAAGAAATGGATTCCCTTGATCAACATACCTGTTATATCTTACGGGTTCGCTGGAATGCCACCAGCAACTCCCACGAATATAGCTAGCTGGATTCTGACCGGAACCATATTCAATTACTTTGTGTTCAAGTACAGGAAAGAATGGTGGCAGAAGTATAATTACGTGTTATCTGCTGCATTGGATGCCGGAACAGCTTTCATGGGTGTTCTGTTGTTCTTTGCCCTGCAGAATGAGGGAAAGATTGTGAAATGGTGGGGATCGAGTCCAGACCATTGCCCTTTGGCTACATGTCCCACTGCACCAGGGATCGTAGTTAAAGGGTGCCCAgtttttagataa
- the LOC140964032 gene encoding acyl carrier protein 3, mitochondrial codes for MLNLRNAILNRVRIGVYSNGRSNREDLYGICRHAQLLRNHSTAASTDQDQLINRVIGLVKKFDKIDEAKVTETADFQKDLSLDSLDRVELVMAIEEEFSVEIPDAEADKLTCCADVAKYITSCPSEKVLETS; via the exons ATGCTAAATTTGCGTAATGCTATCTTGAATCGTGTGAGAATTGGGGTCTATTCAAATGGGCGTTCGAATAGAGAAGATCTGTATGGCATTTGTAGGCATGCGCAACTGCTCCGTAACCACAGCACTGCCGCAAGCACTGACCAAGATCAGCTGATCAATCGTGTTATTGGGTTGGTAAAGAAATTTGACAAAATTGATGAAGCTAAG GTCACAGAAACGGCAGATTTTCAAAAGGATTTGAGCCTCGACAGTCTGGATAGAGTTGAACTTGTTATGGCTATTGAGGAAGAATTCTCTGTTGAAATACCTGATGCAGAAGCAGATAAGCTTACTTGCTGTGCTGATGTTGCGAAATATATTACTTCTTGTCCCAGTGAGAAAGTTTTGGAGACTTCTTAA
- the LOC140964033 gene encoding uncharacterized protein, with product MITLFLHGFMKMSAIVFSTLVLFMILIETPVISAGRTRTEVDELLVNWAGYGEEKLSTVVISGKLLCHESTAANAITSVHPNPVSGASVAVFCGISGRKTKKTMAKGSTDRYGEFQINLPSHLHAIPNLEKVCFVKAIHIPKSSSCRQAFTGKHKGIKLISVGEGIRTYTTHNIHLMFKTSKGRK from the exons ATGATCACTCTTTTTCTCCACGGATTCATGAAGATGTCGGCAATCGTATTCTCAACATTAGTTTTATTCATGATTCTGATCGAAACTCCGGTGATATCAGCCGGAAGAACGCGTACAGAAGTCGATGAACTGTTGGTTAACTGGGCTGGTTATGGAGAAGAGAAGCTCTCTACTGTTGTGATCAGTGGCAAACTTCTTTGCCATGAAAGCACAGCTGCAAATGCCATAACTTCTGTCCATCCAAATCCAGTCTCGG GTGCTTCTGTGGCTGTTTTCTGTGGAATAAGCGGGAggaaaacaaagaaaacaatGGCCAAAGGCAGCACAGATAGATATGGAGAATTCCAAATCAATCTTCCATCTCATCTCCATGCAATtccaaatttggaaaaagtatGTTTTGTTAAAGCCATTCATATCCCAAAGAGTTCTTCCTGCAGACAAGCTTTTACAGGGAAACACAAAGGAATAAAACTTATATCCGTAGGTGAAGGTATCCGTACTTATACCACACATAACATACACTTGATGTTCAAAACATCGAAAGGCAGGAAATAA